In Vreelandella piezotolerans, one genomic interval encodes:
- the dctP gene encoding TRAP transporter substrate-binding protein DctP has protein sequence MKASTLVSTRSVTTKLLTTASVGALLLGLSATAQADNWRYAHEEYEGDVQDVFAYAFKEYIEDNSDHTVQVYRFGELGESDDIMEQTQNGILQFVNQSPGFTGALIPEAQIFFIPYLLPTDEETVLTFFDESKAINEMFPELYAEQGLELLKMYPEGEMVVTTDEPISSPEDMNNKKIRTMTNPLLSETYDAFGATPTPLPWGEVYGGLQTGIIDGQENPIFWIESGGLYEVSPHLTFTGHGWFTTAMMANQDFYEGLSDEDKELVQNASDAAYDHTIEHIKGLADEALAKIQEASDEVTVTRLNEEQIQAFRERAPQVEEAFLEMTGERGAELLEQFKADLEAVESES, from the coding sequence ATGAAGGCAAGCACATTAGTTTCGACTCGTTCCGTCACCACCAAGTTGCTCACCACGGCAAGCGTGGGTGCACTGCTGCTGGGTTTGAGCGCGACCGCTCAGGCAGATAACTGGCGTTACGCACACGAAGAGTACGAAGGCGACGTGCAGGATGTCTTCGCTTACGCATTCAAGGAGTACATCGAAGATAACTCCGACCATACCGTACAGGTTTACCGCTTTGGTGAACTGGGCGAGTCCGACGACATCATGGAGCAGACGCAAAACGGCATCCTCCAGTTCGTCAATCAGTCACCTGGCTTTACCGGTGCGCTGATCCCAGAAGCGCAAATCTTCTTCATTCCGTATCTGCTGCCGACCGACGAAGAGACCGTTCTAACGTTCTTCGACGAGAGTAAAGCCATCAATGAAATGTTCCCGGAGCTTTACGCCGAGCAGGGTCTCGAGCTTCTAAAAATGTACCCCGAGGGTGAAATGGTGGTCACCACCGACGAGCCGATTAGCTCGCCGGAAGACATGAATAACAAGAAAATCCGCACCATGACCAACCCGCTGCTGTCGGAAACCTACGACGCCTTTGGCGCGACGCCGACACCGCTGCCGTGGGGCGAAGTCTACGGTGGCCTGCAGACCGGCATCATCGATGGTCAGGAAAACCCGATCTTCTGGATCGAATCTGGCGGTCTGTACGAAGTGTCTCCGCACCTGACTTTCACTGGCCACGGTTGGTTCACCACCGCGATGATGGCCAACCAGGACTTCTACGAAGGCCTGTCCGATGAAGACAAAGAGCTGGTCCAGAACGCCTCGGACGCGGCCTACGACCACACTATCGAGCACATCAAAGGGCTAGCCGATGAAGCGCTGGCCAAAATCCAGGAAGCGTCTGACGAAGTCACCGTGACACGCTTGAACGAAGAGCAGATCCAAGCGTTCCGCGAGCGCGCACCGCAGGTCGAGGAAGCCTTCCTCGAAATGACGGGCGAGCGCGGTGCCGAGCTGCTGGAGCAGTTCAAAGCGGACCTCGAAGCCGTCGAAAGCGAGTCCTAA
- a CDS encoding TIGR02444 family protein produces MRDSNRLQRLQQRPLWDFALALYARPGVEQACLTLQDEAGVDVCELLFHCWLYQQGLAASPGPLATIRAERMAWQQQVTATLRTLRRRLKPEAAHNEAVKALRATLQSAELQAERENLQRWQQWALGSSDADARLTKSDISQHNVAQWLQDTLFSTPLDNDLCRAPRGRERTRAALFALASQLDRCESPR; encoded by the coding sequence ATGCGCGATTCTAACCGATTGCAGCGCTTGCAGCAGAGGCCGCTGTGGGATTTTGCTTTGGCGCTCTATGCCAGGCCCGGCGTCGAGCAGGCCTGCCTCACGTTGCAGGATGAGGCTGGTGTGGATGTGTGTGAGCTGCTGTTCCATTGCTGGCTCTATCAGCAGGGTCTGGCGGCCTCGCCAGGCCCGCTCGCTACCATACGCGCCGAGCGCATGGCTTGGCAGCAGCAGGTGACGGCGACGCTACGAACGCTTCGCCGCCGATTGAAACCCGAAGCCGCCCACAACGAGGCCGTCAAAGCGTTGCGTGCCACGCTGCAGAGTGCCGAGCTGCAGGCAGAGCGTGAAAACCTTCAACGTTGGCAGCAGTGGGCGCTCGGCTCATCAGACGCGGACGCGCGCTTAACAAAAAGCGACATAAGCCAGCATAATGTTGCACAGTGGCTGCAAGATACGCTGTTTTCGACACCGCTTGACAACGATTTGTGTCGCGCGCCACGCGGGCGCGAGAGGACGAGAGCGGCCCTTTTTGCCTTGGCAAGCCAGCTTGACCGCTGTGAATCACCACGCTAG